The window cctttcctttccttccctcttctccactctttgcacccccccaccccaaggaAAGGCCATGGGGAAGAAGGTCCAGTTAACACGAAGGGAAGGCTATTGAGCTCAAGAGTTAAGGCTACCTTTGGCTCACAAAAAGACACAGCTGGGGTTTGAATGATAGTCTCAGTGCTTGAGCGGCCCCTATTACAGTACCCCAGGCTGGGAATGCTGCCCGAATGGGGGCAGCTGGCCAGTTCTGGAAGCTTTCGGCCCAGCTGGGGAAGGCCAGGGAGGTGGGAGCAGCTCCGTCCCCCACAATGGGGCAGTTCACAGCCAGCTTGCCTgtctctccccttcccagccgCCCCCAGCCCCAACCTCGGGAAAAGGCACTTCATTCGCTTTGAAAAGACATCATCGAGAGCGGAAAGGACATCATAAAGCTGGGAGACCCAGTCGCCATCCTGGCTCTGCAGTAACCCTGAGCAGGTCACTCCCCTCTCCAGGCCTGTTTTCGCAGGCGTTTGCATAAGGCGGCTGATCTCCAAGGGTCCTTTGGGCTCTGATATTCTGTCATTCTTGGCATAAACAGCTTTCCTGCTTGGCTTTTACTCCTGGGAGGGTATAAAGCCGTGTCAGGCCTGGCACCCTCCCCTCATGACCTGGAGCTTGACCTAGcttggttggggtggggaggacagggagtGTTAGGAGGCACAGTAAGGTGAGAGAAGTGACACAGTACTTCACGggcctcttttcttccttcacctCTTCCCTAGCTGAGCTCAAACACCGGGAGGGGGAGGAAGCCACAGCTAAGTGGTGCTTCAACCCCCTTCTCCAGggtgccacccccacccccgtttcAGTGCACCCTGCCTGGATCCCAGCACCAAGCCCCTCCAGCTAGAGAGCCTGTCACTGCATGTCTGTATTCCCCTCTGCAGGCCGGGCGGGCCCGGGGTCCAGCTGACAAGAAAACATGGGATGCTGGAGCCCCCTGAGGAAGGGACCGTTTCCACCCAGCCCCCGGGGCAGACACGAGGTTGGTGAGTTAGATGGGAGAGGCAGTGACTGGAGCGCagggtggaggagaaggaaggccTTCCAGGGCTGGGTCTTCCAGGTCAGTCCGAGAGGCGCCAGGAAGATGGGGTGGATGGATCCTGGGGAAAGGGAATCGTGGGCGCCATCCGGGGAGCTGGTGGGTGAGAAGAGCCGGGACCATCAGCAGCTAGAACAGGTGTAAGACGAAAGCTGAATGGGTATGAGGGCTCCGGAGAAGCAGACCAAGGCATGGAGCACAGAGAGCTGCAGCGCGTGGGCACTCAGGGGCCCCTTCCATCCTAAAGAGACAAAAACGACAAGAGAGAAGTCATTGATGTGTCCTAGGCCAAAGGAACCCctcaggaaaggagaggagacagCCTTCATCTCCCCACGCCCCAGCCCTGAATCTAAAGCCCCAGTCCCTGGGTTGGTGCCACCCTGTCCCTGCTGCAGTCGGAGAGACAGCAGGCCGGGCCTCAGGGGCAGGCTTAGGCCCTGCTCTCTCTGCAGCTGCCTGGATTCTTCCCCCTTCCCACAGCTCTGGCAACCTCAGCCACAACTCTCCTCCTGCTCTCTGTCCCACACCCTGCAaggctctctgcctcctccccactctctggTGACGACTCACATTGGACACGTGTGGGCTTGCCCTGGGCACCCCAGTCATCAAAGCCTGCCAGGACGCCTAGAATTCTCCAGCCGGGCCAGCCTGCCCAACCCCAGGCAGCAGGGTGGAGAGGAGCCCACACCCAACTCTTGGGGAGTCGGGAGATTGGTCCCGAGCATcaagcccctctctgggcctcagtctccccctcTGTACAATGAAGGGGTGAGACGGCTGCTCCAGAAGCTCCCTGCCAGCTCTCAGCCCCTATGCGTGTATGGTGCTGGGACTGCTTGGTAGATGTGTTTGACCAGTGATGAGTGGCAGGGCCACCCAGCTTCCAGGctgtcccttctcctcccctttggCGCTGCTCACTGACCAGAGGCTCAAGTACCTGCTTCAGAAAGGCATGGGGCCCTTATGGGAGAGGCGGGGCCGCTGGCGGCGGAATTTCCTCCGACCCCCCTGCCAAGGCCCTGGTCCATTCCTCGAGGCTCTGGGCTGCACCAGGTGGCGGACTTtgccttcctccagccccttcccctcaGGAGGCTGCACCAGGGGCCCTGCAAGAAGGAGAAAGCCTGTTACTGAAGAAGGCTGATGAAAACAGGCAGAGGGCGCAGAGCACAGGCCGCCCCCAGGGGCAACTCTCCATGAGGTGGCGCTCCTCATagctttccttttgtttttcttttccacctTGAAAAATCTGCAATTTGTACACTGTTCTGGGGCAAACGGAACCCACAACTCACACCTTGCCATTGATGAAGCTGGTTCTGTCCTTTTGACAGTTAAATCATGTTTCTAACAGGCACAAATGGGTTCTTTCTTTTGGAACGTCATTGAGCGGTGGCACTTTGGGACATCATGCCTGCACTTGGCTGGGATGCAGGAGGCAGGACCCCCCACGGCACCCCTGCAAATGGTACGCTTCAAACATTTCAGACATATGACATTACAATGACCGCCCCCAATGTACCCATCATCCAGATTCAACAATTATCCAGATGGAGTCACATATGCTTTAGttacccattttctttttttttttcttggctgcagtattttaaagcaaatgatgaacatcatgccattgcactcctaCATCCTTCCATATTGCAGGGTGACCTACTTTTGAGTACTAGAGATCTCGTGTCTCACCGCTGGGCATCTCCTAGGTGGTCAGGCATCACTGGTTAGGCTCAGGCATGCCCCCAAGCCCTCCCTGTGGATGTTGCTAGGCGGTGGTGGGGTCGGCTGTTTCTGACTCAGCGTGCCTTATGCTGGGCTCTACTCAGCCTGTAATCAGATTTAAAGCCCAGTAAATGCtgcatggatgaatgaataaatgaatgaatggatgaatgagagaATGGTCACCTGTGCACCAGGAGGGCGCTGTGCTGCTGTAGTGGGCACCTCCCCACCAATGCCCTATGTCCTGTCCTTCCCAGATCACACCCCTCATCCTGTGTCTGATGTAAATTCCTCCCATTCCAAACCCACCTAGCTTCTACTCTGCACTCTGGGGCTCCTGTCTACATCTGTCCACATCTGGCTTAGAGTAGAAGACTCCTGATGCCAGACTGAGCCCTGACAACAGACTCCAAGTGGTGCTGGGTGCTCTTGGGGGCAATGAGGGGGAAGGCTGCAGTGGAGCCTGCAGTCCAGCCAGAGAAGCCAAGCTGGCAGCCCCGAGACAAGGCTGGCTGGCGGCAGGCAGTGCAGGGAGATGAGCCGGTGCTGGGGAAGAGCTGGTCGGGCGGGGTGCTTGTGCAAGGCCCACTACCGGGCTGGCCTGCAAAAATACAGCGTCTGAGGCCAGTGATAATGAATACCAgtctctcccccacccacaccaTCCGATCAGCCTTCAGTGCATCCATGTCCCTTGAGCCCCATTGCCATCCATCCAGGAATCCCCACCACTAGCTCACAGTTTCCATGTAGCCTCCCGTTGGCTGCCCGCCCCCCAGTCATACTCCTTCCtggcagctcctcctcccctcctcccctgcctgcagCATCCCCATGCTCTGGTTCCTTCCTTGGCTCCTCTGCTCTTGTGAGTCCTCCTCCGCTTGCACACAATTTCCAGGCATTTAGCCTCCTCTTGGGCCAAAGGTGGGCGGGGTTTGTCCTTAGGGCCCTCTTTAGCCCAGGCTCAGCGCCTGCTGCTCTCCCCACTCACACCCAGACACACCCACCCGGCCGGCACAGGCATCCTCTCTAACTCTCACCACCCCCCTTCTTCCCCAAGAAAAGTCACCGGCCCATGACAGCCCTGCTGTTGACTGGGGTCATTCACTTCACTGTTCACACTTCCGTGCTAATGGTCAGGGTGGGTGAACATGTCAATTCATCCCCTAAACCTATAACCtgtgagaatgaaaagaaaaattatattagcaCTTTGGAGCAGTAGGTATGGATGGAGCAAGGGGGCTGCTTTTGTCTGACTGTCATGGAGCTACCCTCTTGGTGCCATGTGcgagggggcgggggctggggctggggagggagaggagggaaagaccTTCACTAAGTCCCCCACCTCAGCGGCTTCACCTTCTGGCCTGAGTCTCAGGGTCCTCTCAAGGCTCACCCTGCCCACTGAGGGTAGATGTGAAAGATGCCAAGGAGTCAGCACCGATCACACGGGGGACAGTAAGGACTGTGCTGAGGGTGTGGCCAGGTACAGGGGACGGACCCAAGGGGCCTTGTGAAGTGAAGCGAGTGAAGCTTCGTGTCTCACTTCCATGCCTTCAACTactgggagtggggaaggggtggggcaaTGGAATGGCACAGGCCATTGTACCCCAGGGGCCCGGTGGGCATGGAGAAGAGAGGCACGGTGCCAGGAGGGGGAGGGCATCATCTCCATGTGCTCAGCACCCGAGACTGTGAGTGTGGCAGTCAGGAAGGGAGCACTGGGGTAAAGGCCCCTAAGGGGCAGGAGGCCAAGCTGGGAAATGGAACAGGATGGGGAGCGGGGATGGTGGCTCCGATTCTTGCCAGGAAGATGTCTAGACCCTAGACCTGCAGAGAAGAGCCACCCTGAGCTGACTGAGCACTCAGCCAGGCCCTGGAGAGCAGCCACTCAGCAGCCCCTGGCCTCTTGTATCCCTCCCATTGGGTAGGGGACTCATTGTCCTCTGTGTCGCCCAAAGTCTGCAGACTCCTCCTGCACTCAAAGCCCATCGCCCACCTGTTTCCTACTTTTGATACTGGGTCTGGCTCACCGTCAGATAAGCTGACACCTGAAACCCTGGCTTATATCCTGTCCAAAGGGACAAATTAGAGGCTGTTGATTCTCATCACTGTACAAAAGAATTCCCGTTTAGAAATGGGAGCCATCCCCAATGCACTTAAATAGCTTCTTCCAACTCATTTGCTACTTAAAGGGAGGCTAGAGCCATCCCCCACAGAATGTCACACCTAGAGGGACTGGAGCCATCGCTCGCTGAAGAGCCATCAGCAACAAAGCTACAGCATGTCCACACCGAGAACCGCAGTCAGGGGGAGGACAGGGTTGGACTTCCATGCAACCTGAATGCCAACTCCACTGATGCACAAAGAGGTACGTGTGACTTTTCAGGAACGTGCCAGCCTCGCCAGGAATGACGCACCTGTTTTTATCCTCTCATGAGCTGGCCTGTCCTGTGATTGCTTTGAAAGCCCATACAGATGCTCTGGTGGGGACCCTGTTGGCAAAGCCCTTTCACTGCTCTGTGGTCCTGCACGTATCTCTTTGTCCAGCCTCCCACTCCAGTCGCCTTCTCCAGTGCCCTGTGCTATCTCCCAGTGCCAGCCCTGTTGCCCATGGACACATCATGCTCTGGCAGCCTGGCCCTCCGCTTCACTTGCGTTAGTGAAGGCCTGGCTCAGGTTACACGGGTGCTCAGTGCTCAGGACTGGGGATGGAGAGGAGATGCCCCCTCCCTGAGTGAGGCGGCTACAGTAGACTGTCCTCACACTACCACTGCAACTGTACGACTGCACACTTGGAGCCGGGGCTgcggatgaggaggaggaggggagaaagagaggtgCTTAGACAAAGACCAACGGACAGTTGGCCCTGGCCCAGGAGCTCTCAGACCCAGAAGAGCAAAGTGTATCCAAGGTCAGGAGGCAGTGCAggagtgtgtgtggtggtggaAGGGCGAGAGGGGGTGGACACTCCAAGTCAGGACAGAGTGTGGAGAGGAAGAAGCATGGTTTTCAGGCCCGGGACTCTGGCTGGGGACAGCATGCAAGTCCGGGCCAAGGACAAGATGGTCCTGGGATCCCTGTTTTTAACACAGGACAGGAGGCAAGAGGAATAGGATGTGTACCTGGACCCTTGGCTGGTGGCCACCTCCAGGCTCCAGGAGAGGTCAAGGGGTGCAGAAGGCAGTAGGAACCTCAGAAGTTCCCATTACTAGGCTTAAGCAAAATATGAGGGCAATGAATTTACCAAAACCAGGGTGTGCAGATAACCTAATGACGAAAGGCGAATTAAAGCAAGAAGTGGCAGGCTCTGGGCCAGACACACACGGTGCTCCGGTAGCCTGGCCAACTTCCCTTCCCTTGAAACCAGGTCTCTTCTGTACCAATGCTGACCCAACAGCTCGACCCCAGGAGGGTTCGAGTGGACGTCTGTTGGCCCCGGGTCTCCCCATAGCTTCTGGAAGGCAGATCCAGAAGCCCCACCTTCCTCTGGGACACCCTCTCTGCACccactcttttccttccctgaaGGCACCCCTTGGACTATCGGCCTGTGGTGGTAACACGTGAGTGTTGTGTCTTGCTAGCTACACCAGACGGTAGGCTTCTGGAGGGCAGGCCCGTGTGGTGTCTttcattcatatcttttgctcCCTTCCCTCCATGGCCTGCTTGACAGGAGTTTCTGAGGAACAAGCCTGCTTCCTTCTCACCAAGGGAGTCTTGAAGAGGGAGACCACTGCCAGCTACCTGGAGGCAGGAGGTGCCAGACCCAACCAATGTGCCTTCCTGAGAAGGCAGGCGGTGCTCCCAGGGCCAGAGCATGGCCGAAAAGCAAGAGCAGAGAAAGGAGGTGGCCTACAAAGAGGCAGGCAGAACCGGCCAGGCCCCTTGGAGGCTCCTGGGCTGCATGCCACCCTCCTGTTCTGGAGGGTTTGGAACCAAGGAGGGCCCTGTGCCCTTCCTCTAGGAAACTTgctgccctgccctctccttctctctgctcTCACCTCCCTGTGACTCCAGCCCTGGCACTGGCATTAGTCCACCTGGTCTTGGCCTTCCCCTTCCGTGGTGCCAGGCGCAGCAATGACAGCCAGATCACAGGACTGTGGCAGCTGGAGGTGGGAGCTGGCAGCCCCAGGAGACACTGACGCATGGAAGACAGGCAGCCCTAGATGGGGCTGCTGGGGCGTGGGTGGGGACCAGGTTTGGGGCGGGCAAGGGAACACTGGTGCCAAGCATTGCCAGGTGGGGGGTGTGGTGCAGGTGAGGTGAAAGGACTCCCCTTCCCTGAGCTGCATGGAGAGGTCAGGTCAGGAGCTGTGTTTCCTCCTTTGGTACCTGAAGACAGGGGAACTAAGGTGAAGCATGTCCATGCCTGGGACAGAGGGGAGGGCGAGGCTGGAGCCAGGATATGGGAGAACCAGGTTCCCGGAGAGGGACGGATGCAATGGGTAGGGCGTCCTGCGCAGGGGAGGAGAGCAGCCAGGACCTTGGGGTAAGGGAGGAGAAGACCAGCCCAGCCTGGCTTGGCCTGGCccggccagccctgcctgggggagGCTGCCTCTGCTCTGCTCACACGCAAGCTGAGAGGAGCAAAAGCTGTGCTCCACGCCGCCGCCTCTGCCCTTCGCCGCGCTGCTGCCTATGCAACAAGTGTCACGTCTGCATCTTGGCACATCACCCCTACTGGCCTGTGCCCCGGGACCGACCGGCAGCCCCTAACCTCCAGGGGCCAGCAGACCTTCAACGTGGGagcccagcccaccctgccccagtCAGTTCCCTCCATCGACCCACGAGGGGAGCGGGCATGTCCCCCTCCACACACGCCCACCACGTGGGGTGCGGGGCGGGGGACACGGGGCGCACGCCTCTGGCCCGGAGCTCCACGGTCTGCGAGGGGCGGTCAGGAGGGGCAAGTGATGCCCGAGGCAGCGCCGAGCCCCCCAGAGGAAACGTCCCCGTGGCGGGCCGCCCACTGGCCCCGGGCGCCCTGTCAATCGGCCGCCCGGCGCGGCGGCGCGTGGCTGCTGCTGCGCGGCTCGCGCCGGGCTCCCCGGGAGGCGGGCGGGGCGCGCGTGGGCCGGAGGGCGGGGAGCGCGCCGGCTGCAGCCCGGGGAGCCGCGAGGGAGCGCGGGCGAGCGGGAGGGAGGCGCGCACTCACCTCCACACACCGCGGTCAAGGAGAGCCAGAGCAGCAGGAGCGCCCGCACGCAGAGCCGCAGATCCATGCTGCTCCTCGGGCCGCCGGCCCCGGCGAGCCTGCGGGAGGGCGGAGAGGCCCGGCGCCCGGAGGCACAGCAAGGAGCGAGTCCCAACCGGCGCGTGCGGGCGCGCAGCTCGCGTGGCTCCCGGGCCGCCTGAGTGTGCGCGCCCGAGCCCTGCCGCAGGCTGCCGGCCGCCGCGCCCGCTCGCCGCCTCCgctcccctgcagcctccctctCCCGCCGCGGGGCAGCGCCGCGAAGCTGGCCTCGGCGGCTCCGGGGGCGGCAGCGGCGAGCTCTTGCGGAGCGGCTGGCTACTCGGCCGCGGCTCCAACTGCCAGTGACCCCAGCGGCCCGCGAGAATGCTCCCCGCTCACTCCAGGGGCTGCATTTTGTAGCTTGTGGCTTGGCCgcaagcccacttggtcatgtgGTCATCTGGGGGGGGGTTGGAagggggcaggaagagagagagggagagcgcCTCCCGCACCCCCCCTCCCGGCGCGCACTCCGCAGCCCCAGCCAGGGCGCGAGAGGGAACCCCGAGGTGGCCCCACAACAAAGGCTGCGCGGCCTCTCGGACAACCCACAACTGCTCCCCGGACAATGCCCGCCTGGCCTGGAGCCAGAGAGTttgctgagacctgaaggatttCAAACACAGGAAGCATTTGGGGCGGTGGAGGGGCACACTTAACCCTTTCTCACCTCACTTCCTTAACAGCTGTCAGGAAACCTGGGCGCTCAGGGAAGGACCCAGTCAGGGCTGCCCCCCTCACCCCCTCcacctctgaccctaaccctgatcctTCCCCTTGCCACTCCTTAGCCACAAGGGTTTGGTCAAGACCCCCACACACcagccctcctctctcctctgtgtcTTCAACTGGGTTTGAATTGGGGGTGACTACCTAGGCTGTACCCGAGGCCTGATTAATCACCCAGCACCCTCGTTTCTCCTACCCTCCCAAGGAGGCaccctctacctggaatgcccCCACCCCACTCCGCCCTTCCATGAGCTCTTCATTCTTGCAGCAACACCTCAAATCCCATCTCACCCAGAGGCCTTCCCAGGGCAACAACAATCTAGGAGGGGCTGCCCTTCAGCTCCTCCTCACCGTTGGGACACACCACAGTTCCTAGGGTGTCTGTCCCCTTTCTAGTTCCCCGTCTTGGTTTACCTAACTCTAGCAGTCTAGGCTGGATTCATTTTGCACGTACTTGGGATTCCCCTTCCTAAGGAGGTCCTAAAGTTGTTTGCCTTTCCAAACTAGACCGTTAGCTCCTTCTACAGCCTAGGAGCTCCCAAGGAATGGGGCTGCCTCCTGCATCAGACTGGGAATCCCCTAAGATAAGGACCCTGCCTTCTCATTCTTCTGGATCTCTCCAAAGTCCCCAATATCGTGCTCTGCACATAGGTGGCACTCAACACATGTTAAAAGACTAAATCAGAAGGTGTTTCTACCTTTCAGCAAACCAGGCAGTTTGCTTGAAGTGCAAGTCCAGATTTACACAAAAGATACATTGGACCATGTTTACATGTGCCATAAAAGACATGAGAGACCATggtatagttaaaatatttttgaaatgttataaaaattcagCATATATCAGTCTCCCTCCACCAGAATTGTCACCTCCACAAGAGAGGGATCTTTGCTTTGTTCAAGGCTGTGTCCTCAGACCTAGAACAGGGCCTAGGACATGATTAGGGCTCAATACGTAATTTTGAACATATGaatgaaattttcaaaaacatcCCTACTGCCTAAATCGAGGTAGCAGGAAGGGAATAAGATAGGGCTCTCATGAATAGTCTATGGCCCCGTTAGCCACATTCAAGCAGGAAAGGGAATATGAAGCAAAGCACCTCTCTTCATCCACAAGACCCAGGCTGTGAGTGGCAGGCAAGGGTAGCATGACATCCTTCTCCATGGGTTGTCCCCCTGGAAAGAAATGTTCCAACCAAGAGAAGAAACACGTGGCCTCTAGACTCCACCCTCATCTGCTATAGGACCTTGCCATTGTCACCTAAATTTACTGGGTCTCGTGGGGATGATAATCTCTGCTCTACCCTCTTTAAGGTTGTCatgggattaaatgagatactgtatCTGAAGGTGCTGTGCAAATTGGCAATAAATTCTTGAAGAGTTGTTTTTAAGAACCTTGGTGCTCCAACCCCTGATTGGGCAAGCCCGTACACACCCAAATAAATGATCCCCATAACTAGGTTAACAGAAGCCTTCATATTTAATTGCACCTTTACTACAGTGTATATGGGCTCTTGCTAAGTGGTTACAGCATTTAGTGCTTTCCAATACAGTATCtactaaccacatttcaaatgaagtttaaaattcagttcctcagtgacactggccacatttcaattgctcagtagccacatatagctagtggctactgtattggacagaaCAGAATAGAACCTTTCagtcatcacagaaagttctattggctAGAGCACTCATTCATTTCTACCTTTTTCTATAATCCTTTTCCCCACATTACCTAGTCTTCAAAATGCACAAggtaaggggggaaaaaaaaccacaaaagcaaACCATTACAAATTCAAGCCAAGCAACAATAAATCGAAGGCCTGCATTTCAGGCAAGATTTAAAGAGCtgaacacttttcaaaatctagtCCTTCTCTCCACTTAACCAAACTGCATCCATTTTTCTAGCCCCAGATCCAAGATTTCATCTCCCATCTTTCTCAGGCCACTCTCTCCCATGGTGACTTTGCCCTCTCCATAGCAGCTATGGCTGTACCTTTCATTGTCGTTACTCTCACTGTAGCTTGGGAACACCTTTGCATTTGCGTGCCATGCTCTGTGGGCCTGCTGTCATTCTGCAGAGACGCCCACCACTGTGTCCATTCTGGAATCAAGGCTGATAAGGCAAGGAATGCAACTCTCACTGCTAAATCTGAACCCCTCGTGGGCTCCCATATCTCTCAATATTATATGGAAATGACCGGTTTTCATATCTGTCTCCACCTGCCAGACTTTAAGGTCACAGGAATGATATATTCCATAACTacttgtcaaataaataaataattatgagcAAGACCCTGCACCGTCTTTTGTTCAGGAAGATACTATTGAATTAATAtcagcaaaataaatgttttaaggtATGTCTCTGGCGGTAGGGAGGAGGTACATGAAAGCCTCCACACTCTCTTGCCCTGAGGCAGCAAGCAGCTGTGAAGTTGTTTGAAGCATCGCTGCACTGGGGGCTCAGACCTGTAGTCAGGGGCAAGACTCAGTCTTCAGTCATGGTGAAGGACAATCCTGGGGGCAGGGGTAGGACTCAGTGAATTCTTGGGGACAGAAATGAGATAGCTGACCTATGCGAGGCCAGCCTGTAACTTGTCTCCCTCATTAGTGCTATGCACCAGCTATTCAGTTCCGCTTAGTGTCCCATGTCATTACCACCAGCTGCTGCTGTTCAATTGACTTGCTGACCTCTCTGTCCTGTGGCTTTAAGTGAGCAGTGTGGTGTGTTAAAAAGAACTCAGCTTCAGGAGTTTCACATAACTGAATTCAAACCTTGCTTCTCAATCCCATTCATTAGCTCTGTGACCTCGCTCGAGTTATTATACTTAGCTTCTCTGAGGCTGGGTTTCTTCATCTACTAAATGAGggtaataatggtacctaccttaTCAtgtactatggtttgaatgtatgtgtccttCCTAAATTCATAAGTTGGTATTaagtgatggtattaagaggagGGGCCTTTGGGGATTGATTAAATCACGAGGGCTCTACccttatgaatggattagtgctcttataaaagattGAAGGGAGTGCCCTAGTTCCCTTTTTGCCCTTccgtcccttctgccatgtgaggacatagtgtTTGTACCCTCCAAAGGAAGCAGCATTCAAGATGCCATCTAGGAAGCAGAGACtctgccctcaccagacacagaacctgccagcaccttgatcttgggctttccagcctctgggactatgagaaataaatttatattatttataaattacccaatctcaggtattctgttatagtagcagGAATAAACCAAGACATTATAGttgggagattaaatgagataatgtagcaCAGTCCCCAGCCCACAGTGGTTGCTCACATAATGTtagttttctcctcttcctgacctgcccctcccaccacctTCTGGTCAGTCCTCTGGCCTCCTGGAACTGATCAGGAAGGAATGGCTGTGTCTTCGACCTGCTCCATCCCCACCTGCCTTCTTCCTAGCCATCGAAACTTCTTATTATCTTATTCCTCCACAGCACCAATCTCTGCTGGGGCTAATCTGATGAATGCACTTGATCCAGGGAGTTAATGCATGATAGTGGTTTGAGGTTATGCCTCTCCGGTATGGTATTCATTTTAAAGGGGGCCTTTGGGAGACAATACCCTGCCCCAAGGAAACGTCAAGCTCCACCTTTCTGAGCAAGGAGACATTTCAGTGACTTTCATTTGGCTTCTCTACACAGAACTCACCTGGCTCCAAAATCAACTAAAGAAGAGATTATCTCCGGCAATTCACAACCCAACTTTCAACCTGCAGGTCCAGTCACTGAAACTTCAGAGTACAATCTTGTTGCAGCCCATTCCTCTCTGCCTGTCCCcacagatgatgatgatgatgatgcagCTAAAATTTATTGTGCGTGTGCTGTATGTCAAACACTGTTCTcaatgctttacatgtattaactcatttaatcatcaacCTATGTGGTAGGTTCTATTctttatcatccccattttacagatgagacaactgaggctaggagagtttaagtaatttttccaGGTCTTGAATTAGGAATCAGTGAAGCATAGTAGTTAAGCACACGGGTTCTGGAATAAGGCATTTCTGTCACTTACTACATGAATAACTCTGGGCAAATTATTAACCCTTTCTGACCCTTAGGTGGCTCATCTGAAACAAACGGAGTAATACTTAGCTCTTTGTGttattggaaggattaaatgaatcaattCCTATAAAGTTCCTGACACAGTGCTTATTCTCATAGTAAGGTGAGCACTGTATAAATGTTATCTATTCTCAtagatatttgtgtatatgtctTACCCACATGGGATAGTAAGGCTAtatcttattcattttcataAGCTCACCAGCAGTGCTATTGCCCAAAGCAAATACTcgataaatatttcttgaatgaaagaaggaattaGATGGTCATACTAATAATCACTCTAGCTTTATGATACATATCAAGTGTCTTTATTTGGGTAAAGTTATCACAACTTGTCCAACAGGCTCTTAGATGGGTCAACACCAACAGTTAGCAGAAATACACAGAGATGTAACCTTCCCCCCACACCTAATTGTGAGGTGGTTG of the Lemur catta isolate mLemCat1 chromosome X, mLemCat1.pri, whole genome shotgun sequence genome contains:
- the APLN gene encoding apelin — translated: MDLRLCVRALLLLWLSLTAVCGGPLVQPPEGKGLEEGKVRHLVQPRASRNGPGPWQGGRRKFRRQRPRLSHKGPMPF